GCTGCTCATGGTGGCTTCTCCTTGTCGGCTTTTGCTGTTGCACGTCCGCGTTGAACGCGGCATGTACATGCCGAACGCCTCCTGGCGAAGGCGGGGGGTAGCAAGTGCAAGGAGAGGGGGATCACCCACTCTTGGAGCGGAAGCAAAGCTGGAGCGGAAAGAGCGAAGGGCTGCACAAGCGGAGCGCGGAAGCCTGGGGAGACTCCTTGCGGGCGCGAGGGGGCAGAGCCATCCTTAGGAAGGCTTGTCTGCATTAGTGGTGCGCTTCAGCGCACCGGATTCACAGGGTTGGGCGTTGCGGGCGGGAACGGCCCGCAGAGGTGGGGCGCGGAAGACGCAACGGCGTCTGAAGCTGGGAGGAGGCATCCTCCCACCAAAGGTAGGCGTCCATTTAGTGCGCAGAAACAAGTTGAGCGACGGCATCGAGCGGAACTATCCTTGATGGTTAAAGGTGCGATCTGCTCTATGTCCTCGTTCGACTATTCCGCGATAGCTGCCCTTCTCGGCGGGACCATCCCCGGTTCCCCGAGTAAGTTCACACAGCGTTACCTCGATGGTGTCGTGGCCCGGTGCAATCGCCGCATCGGTGTCCTTCAAGATCGTATTGATGGTGTGGTAGAAGGCAGGGTAATGCCGGATCGGGACGACGTCACGATTGGCAGCGGGAGACAGTTTAATCTCGCGATCCTCTTCCTCGACATCTGCGGGTTTTCGAGCAGGCCGAACTGGACGGGCGATGAGCAGAAAGCGGTTCTCAAGACCATGAACATGTTCATGGCGGAGATGCTCAGCATCGTGCACGATTTCGGTGGAACCTATGAAAAGAACACCGGTGACGGATTCATGGCGTACTTCGGAGAGACCGGAGGCACGGTCTCGGAACGCATCAAGCCCGCTGCGGAAGCGGCCTTGGTGATGCACTACATCAACGATGTCTATCTCTCGCCCTGGTTCAGCAACAACGGCATCGCTCCGATCAAGTTCCGTATCGGTATCGACTACGGACCAGTGACGATTGCGCGAGTAGGAATTCACGGAGAGAAAAGTAGCCTAGTCGCCATCGGAACCAGCGCTAATATCGCAAACAAGTTGATGCTTCGGATTCCGAACGGCGGCATTTGTATTGGAGACGAGGTCAAACGGAACCTTCCCAACAATTGGGGAACCACGTGCCGACAGTGTGACGAGCCCTCCGGCTTCGTATACATCCAGACTCAGGTTCCATATCTAGCCTGGGAACTCAACCACCGCTTAAAAGCGCCGATTGCCTAATGCCCATGCCTGAATCCGAACCGCCGATCTCCAAGACTCCGCTATCGCCGCCAACCCAACCGCTAGTGCCCAAGCAGCCAGCCTCCGGTGAAGGGATGCGAGAGGCTGCGCCCATGAGTGTGCTGCAAGGCGCCGCTCCGCCCTCTCCCCCAACATTGGACGACGCAGCCAAACAGGCATTCCTCTGGCATGTTCACGACTATCTAGGAGAGTATGCGCGATTTGCCGATACGAAAGCCGCGTTTGCCGGAACCTTGGCGGGTGGCGTGCTCGGCGCGCTGTACGGCGGCGGGCTGTTTTTGCCCTTGTTTGCCGCTAGCTACCGATCTTGGACAACAATCTCCTGGTTGACGGCTGGAGCTGGGATTGTCCTTGCAACTGTCATTGGGCTCGCGATCAGCACGGTCTACCCGAGGTTGCGCTCTGCGGGCGATCAGGGGTTCATCTTCTGGCGGAACATCATCGCCTTCAAAGACGCTACTACTTTTCGTACCTCGTTCGATTCTCAATCCGCGCATACATTGAACGAGCACCTGCTCAATCAGAACTTCGCGATAGCTAAGCATGTCTGCACGCCAAAGTATCGCAAGATTTCGGTCTGTCTCCTCCTGCTGGGCATCGGAGTGGCTTTGGCTGCGGGAGCATTCCTGCTTAAGGAACGGCCATCTCCCATCGGATGCAAGTCCTGTACTACAGGCTTGGTCCGAGACCAGCATTGACCTATCGTCTCGCTACTTGGATGGCCGTTGTAGATCTTTCCAGCGCGCGTACTGCGATTTGTGCTCTGCATCATTTCGTTCATAGCCTTGCAACCAGAATCTAAACCAGTCGACATCTCCCTGCTGTGACCAGTACCTCTCCAACGGCTTGTGAAGGATATGTTGACCATCCGGGATCTCGACGAAATCGACCGCACGGTGTAGCTGATGCAGGACCGCATAGGTCTCCCATTCTCCTAGTACCGAGGCCTTTCCGATTGCTTCTAGACGAAGTGGAGTGGTCAGCTTGTCTAGGTTAAATCCCGCTGCCCGCTGTAACCACATGCTCAATCCGCCGGCCCAGGGTGGCGCACCATTCGCAGCTTCGTGATCCCGGCTGTTGATAACCATGCTGGGGCCGAAGAGTATAGCTGTCACATAGCTTTGATCAATCCCGTCGATGAGGGTGGCCGCTTTGTACAAGTGCGGTGAACGCTCAAGCGCCTTTTCGACATACCAATGAGTTCGACTAAATCCTATGATCCCCACTCGACTTTTATCGATGAGACCTTTTTGGTAAAGGGTTGAGATGGCGGTTTCATAGCCCCGAGCTGCATCGTCTGCTTCCTCCATGGCAGGACGCACATGTCGATCCGTACGGTCTTCCATTTGCAAAACAGCAATGCCTGAACAAGCTAAAGGCATTGCGGCGAATCCTGTCGTGTAGGCTCCATCCGCTAAAAACTCGTGGGGATTGGTGAGACCGTGGGTCTGAATGACAAGCGGGTATCCACCCACAGGCATCGGCGTAGGGGGAAGCAGCAGTGCCGCATGCCATACGTAATTACTGGAATCCGTCCAAGTGAGCAAGCTGCCTCTTGCGAGGAGGCGTCCACTCAACTGGGGATTCGGATTCCAGAGCATCTGCTTCTGTTCTCCCTGTTCCGCCCATAGCGTAGGAGGAACCGCGATGTCCTGGCGTACCGTCAGGTTTAGAGAGGGCGACTCGGAAGACTTCTCCGTACCCTTCCATTCATGATTGCCGTTGACGTATTGAACTTCGTGCGTCACTCCTTGTTTGGACCACTTTGCGACTAGTTCACCTGAGGCTCCTACAAAACGTACCGACACCAGATGTTCAGGTCTCTCTGGAAAGGCTACTTCAGTGACGCACTCAATCGCCCTATTTGCCAGCCTGTAGAGTGCGATGGCACAGGGTTTCACGCTGTTCGTCTCATCGCGGGAAGAGCTATCCAGCGGCAGGTAGGTATTCGTTAGTGCGATTTTTGCGCCGTCTGGTGACCAGACGGCTTGTGTCGTGTCGACGAAGCCAGTCGCATATCCGGTTGGGGTAGCTAGTAAGGGGCGGCTCTCGCCAGTATGCGTATCGATTAAAGCGTACCTCCAAGGCCATGTGTAGCTTTTTCCGTCTCGATTGTCGTTATACGAAGACGGAGAGAGCCGAACTGCATCGATCACGGATCGATAAGCGCTCCACGACGGCTGCAATTCCGGGACTGGTTCCGCAGTGACGATGTAGCGCCCATCTGCCGAAATAGCTGGCCGGAAACGCCTCACAGCTCCAACTGGATAAAAGGTATCGCTGGGCCGCGGATAAAGAACGGCTTTACCATTTCGGATAACACGCAGCTTCCATGGAAACTCAACAGATACCGAATCCGGATACAGTTCCGGAAATACGCTGTGGAGGAGCGTCTGGTCCGTTAGAACGGTTTCGTTTCCCGACGACGTGGAAGGCTCCTTTTGAAGGGCAACAACTTGTTGCTCAATCAAGGCTCTGGTGTTACCACGCTCGACGGCAGCCATAACGCTGCCCCTTGCGTCTGGCAGAACGTCCACGACACGTCCGGTGGAAACGGAAATGTCGAGGACGTGCCGTATGCCATCCGAACGTTCGACGGAGACAAACAAGGCAAGCGAATTGTCAGCCCAATCAAGGTTAGAGATGAGTGCTCCATACGAGGATGTCTGAAGCGCCTTTGGTGTACCCGTCCTCCGAAAGAGCAGGTGGAGATTTGGACGCTCCCCACCTGCGCGCAAGAATCGTTCGGCTTGCTGTGCGGAGAATAGCCACACACTGGATTCCAGCTTGTTGGTCTCCAATAGGCCCTTCGTTGTGACCACGGCGAACCACCGGCCGTCTGGTGAGCGTTTGGCTTGCGGACCGTCCAGTCTTCCATAGGGGTCGCTGAAGGTCGTCATCTCTATCGAATCGCGAACCGTAAACGTCTCTTTCTGGGTGTTTGTCTCCGCAAGCAGAGCCGATACTGATAGCAAACTACATACAAGGATTAAAGATTTCAGATAGCAGGTCATTTTGAGCTCCCCGCTAAAAGATCAGCTTCAGAGTGAACTGCATCGAACGAGGACCACCCTGCTGATAGAGCGAACTCTGGGAGCCGAGGCTCGCATTGAGCATCTTCGTTGCCTGGCCGAATTGTGCATCGGACAATGTCGGATCGATATAACCGAAGTTCGCGTGGTTGAGGATATTGAACGCTTCCGCCCTGAACTGTAACGAAAGAGGTTCCGCGATCACGAAATTCCGGCGGACGGCAACGTTGACCTGGTTCGCTGCGAAACCGCGCACAAAGTTGCGAGACGCATTACCGGCAGCGGTTCCCGTTGGGAGGGTGAATGCGGCTGTGGCTGGCGATACCTTCGGTCCACCGTTCATTGCCCTTCCGCCGGGGTATTGCGAACCGTAGAGATAAATAGGATGTGCAGGGTTGTAGTTGACGCCGCTGTAATATTGGGTGCCGGTGCTATCCACCAAGAGGTTTCCCGTGAGGGTAATGGGGAATGCCGACCGTATATTCAAACGACCATCTATGCCCCATCCTTGGGAGAGGAACGCCAGAGTCGAATGCTTCACACTCGAAGGGATATCCCAGCTCAATCCACCTTGGAAATTGTTCCGAACATCGAAATCGGAGTTGCCATACGTCAACGGGTAAGACGCATTCGTAGATCCATAATCGAGCGAATGGCTCCAAGTGTACGAAGCGAGTGCCTGGAGTCCTTTTGTCACGGAGCGTTGGAATTTGAGTTGGAGTGCGTTGTAGTTTGAGGTCACCCCGTTGGGGTAGTAGAGAATAGATCCGAAGTTGGGATTGAGGGAGGAGACATTTGAGAGCTGTCTCTGCAAGAGACGCCTCCCTGATGCCCCGACATATGTGAGGGTCATCGTCTGGGCACGTCCCATAGCCTGATCTAGTCCGATGTTCCATTGCAGCGTGTATGGCGCTTGAAGATGATGCGGGAAGACGTATACGACTGCCGAAGTGTAAGGTGCGGTGGCGTTAATAGAGAAGTTGAAGAGGGACGAATCGAATGGAAGTGCGACGTTGCTCTTCGAGACCAACGCTCGGTATCCAACACCGGTATAACCGGTTGCTGCGGTCTGGTTCCCGGTATCGTAGAAGACTCCGGCTCCTGCCCGAATCACAGTTTCATGACCTTGTTGCTGGTGCGCAGTCCACGCAATCCCAAGCCGAGGCGCGAAGTTGTACCAATAGGTTGACCAGAGAGGTGTACCCGGAGGCGCAAGCGTCAGCGTCGATGGTTGCTTGGGATTTCCATAAGCGGTGTAAGGGATGCGACCGTCGGTAGCTCCCATAGGCGGGTTGAACTCCCAACGGATGCCCGCCGAAATACTCACAGTGGGCGCTACTCTCCATTCATCCTGGGCGAAGACCGACAACTCATTGAACGTTGGGGTCGCCGGAGCTAGCTTATAGATGTATGCCGTCGTAGCGGCATTGCCGACCATTGCGGCGCGAGAATAAAAGTAGGCGTAGGTAGCGATCGCTGTTGGATTGAGTGGAGAAGTCAGATGCCGGTAATCCACACCAATGCGAACCTGGTGATGCCCTGTACTCAGGGCAACCGTGTCGGTCATATTCCACTGACGCAGGCCGTTCGATGCATTGTAGACATTCAGAGCAGCCGAACCAACTCCTGTAACGTTGAGGTACGGATAATACTGATACGTTGCGTAGGCTCCTGGAACACCAAAGAGGTCGTGGAAATTCCCGGGGTTCGCTCCACCAAAGCTATCAAGCGCACCAGTCTGCTTTGCTGTCGAGTCGGTAAAGCCCAATCGGAAGCTATTTGTTATTCCATGATTGAGCATTCCGTCGACACCAAGCGTATAGCTCACACTGTTCTGGCTCTGATGCAGCAGTGTTGACAATGTGCGGCTGGAGGTCGAGGTTGGTGTGTCGCTGTACCGGAAAAAGGAGTTAAGGCGACTCGTGAGGCGCTGGTCGAGTCGAATACTGGTCGAATCTACAGACCCGGGAAGCGAGTATCCGGCCACGAAGGGAGAGAGTCCGCTGAGGACTCCGGTAGATGTCAACAGTTCATTGCCAGTAGGAAGTGGGAACGCATTAAAGACTGGCTGAAGGGGAGCGGGAGCCGCACTACGGACGGCGGCTGAAGGAACGTACTGGAGAGTCGCCGCAGTGGGCTGAAGTAGTCGTAGACCTTCGTACGAGAAGAAGAAGAAGCTTCGATCCTTCCCTGAATAGAGCTTCGGAATAATGATCGGCCCGCCTAGCGTGCCACCGAAATCATTCTGGCGGAGTGCGGTCTTCCGTACACCGTTGAAATTATTGAACCAGTCGTTCGCATCAAAAACGTCATTCCGAAGGTAATCGAACGCCGTACCGTGAACCGCGTTTGTCCCTGCGCGGCTGGTGAATGAAAACTGACCGCCCGGGCTACGTCCATATTCCGCAGAGTAGGAAGAACTGGACACACGGAACTCCTGTAGCGCATCTACAGAGATGAGACTTTGCGTCGTTCCCAATGCCGTAGAGCCCGGAACAGATCCGGTGGTGCCACTTTGTCCTGTGCCATTTGGGAAACCGGCGCCCGTGTTCGCTGAAACGCCATCAAGAGTGTAATAGTTTGCTTCAGTTCGTTGACCATTGACACTGAAATCACCTTGCGATTGGACCGAGGGCGACGACTGAGGACTTGCTGTGATTACGCCCGGGGTCATCGAGATCAGATCTTGGAAGCTCCGTCCATTCAAGGGCATGTTCTTCACGAACTTCTGGTCCACGACTGTGCTCACTGAAGCATCACTTGTATTTATAAGAGAGCTTCCCCCGTCTACCGATACCTCCTGCTGCGCTCCTCCGACCTGAAGTGTCACGTTGAAAACGAGCGTCTGCCCCACCGTGAGCACCAACGGTCCGCTTGCCGCAGTGCTGAAGCTCGGTGCCTGCACGTAGACGCGGTACGAACCCGGATTCAGGAACGGAGCGCTATAGGCTCCGGCATTGTTGGTATGGAGCGTTCTGGTGGTTCCTTGAGATTGCTCCACAATGCGTATTTCGGCACCACGGATAACGGCACCAGAGGCATCCTGGATCTGTCCGGTGATCGCCGCCGTTTGGGCAAAGCACTTCATCGAGATAAACGTCAGACCTAGAAAGAAAACAAGACGGCAAAGAGAGCGCACGATGGTTCTCCGATCAAATAAGAATGGCAAAGCATTTACTTCTGGTTCGAATCAAGCTGCGTTGAACTGCGGATGGTCAATAAGATTTCGTAGAGCTCAGTGGCAATCTCCGGTGCTGGCCGCGGCGAAATTGCGCTGCCCGAGATCAACTCTCTG
Above is a genomic segment from Granulicella cerasi containing:
- a CDS encoding adenylate/guanylate cyclase domain-containing protein, with product MSSFDYSAIAALLGGTIPGSPSKFTQRYLDGVVARCNRRIGVLQDRIDGVVEGRVMPDRDDVTIGSGRQFNLAILFLDICGFSSRPNWTGDEQKAVLKTMNMFMAEMLSIVHDFGGTYEKNTGDGFMAYFGETGGTVSERIKPAAEAALVMHYINDVYLSPWFSNNGIAPIKFRIGIDYGPVTIARVGIHGEKSSLVAIGTSANIANKLMLRIPNGGICIGDEVKRNLPNNWGTTCRQCDEPSGFVYIQTQVPYLAWELNHRLKAPIA
- a CDS encoding Pycsar system effector family protein, translating into MSVLQGAAPPSPPTLDDAAKQAFLWHVHDYLGEYARFADTKAAFAGTLAGGVLGALYGGGLFLPLFAASYRSWTTISWLTAGAGIVLATVIGLAISTVYPRLRSAGDQGFIFWRNIIAFKDATTFRTSFDSQSAHTLNEHLLNQNFAIAKHVCTPKYRKISVCLLLLGIGVALAAGAFLLKERPSPIGCKSCTTGLVRDQH
- a CDS encoding TonB-dependent receptor: MRSLCRLVFFLGLTFISMKCFAQTAAITGQIQDASGAVIRGAEIRIVEQSQGTTRTLHTNNAGAYSAPFLNPGSYRVYVQAPSFSTAASGPLVLTVGQTLVFNVTLQVGGAQQEVSVDGGSSLINTSDASVSTVVDQKFVKNMPLNGRSFQDLISMTPGVITASPQSSPSVQSQGDFSVNGQRTEANYYTLDGVSANTGAGFPNGTGQSGTTGSVPGSTALGTTQSLISVDALQEFRVSSSSYSAEYGRSPGGQFSFTSRAGTNAVHGTAFDYLRNDVFDANDWFNNFNGVRKTALRQNDFGGTLGGPIIIPKLYSGKDRSFFFFSYEGLRLLQPTAATLQYVPSAAVRSAAPAPLQPVFNAFPLPTGNELLTSTGVLSGLSPFVAGYSLPGSVDSTSIRLDQRLTSRLNSFFRYSDTPTSTSSRTLSTLLHQSQNSVSYTLGVDGMLNHGITNSFRLGFTDSTAKQTGALDSFGGANPGNFHDLFGVPGAYATYQYYPYLNVTGVGSAALNVYNASNGLRQWNMTDTVALSTGHHQVRIGVDYRHLTSPLNPTAIATYAYFYSRAAMVGNAATTAYIYKLAPATPTFNELSVFAQDEWRVAPTVSISAGIRWEFNPPMGATDGRIPYTAYGNPKQPSTLTLAPPGTPLWSTYWYNFAPRLGIAWTAHQQQGHETVIRAGAGVFYDTGNQTAATGYTGVGYRALVSKSNVALPFDSSLFNFSINATAPYTSAVVYVFPHHLQAPYTLQWNIGLDQAMGRAQTMTLTYVGASGRRLLQRQLSNVSSLNPNFGSILYYPNGVTSNYNALQLKFQRSVTKGLQALASYTWSHSLDYGSTNASYPLTYGNSDFDVRNNFQGGLSWDIPSSVKHSTLAFLSQGWGIDGRLNIRSAFPITLTGNLLVDSTGTQYYSGVNYNPAHPIYLYGSQYPGGRAMNGGPKVSPATAAFTLPTGTAAGNASRNFVRGFAANQVNVAVRRNFVIAEPLSLQFRAEAFNILNHANFGYIDPTLSDAQFGQATKMLNASLGSQSSLYQQGGPRSMQFTLKLIF